In the genome of Saprospira sp. CCB-QB6, one region contains:
- a CDS encoding sigma-70 family RNA polymerase sigma factor has translation MTCKSAHDRDLIRSYMQGDEKSFENLLNKHKARIYTSIYMFVKDKDLANDLFQETFIKIIDTFRSGRYNEEGKFLQWALRISYNLCVDHFRKNKRRPTVAASDDFDILDILKVNEDNQETRIMKRQTYDKVRQLVDCLPKEQREVIILRHYAELSFKEIAQLTKVSINTALGRMRYALINIRRMIEERQISLQ, from the coding sequence ATGACCTGTAAATCTGCTCACGATCGGGACCTTATCCGTAGCTACATGCAAGGAGACGAAAAGTCTTTTGAAAACCTATTGAACAAGCATAAAGCTAGAATTTATACCTCTATCTATATGTTTGTCAAAGATAAAGATCTAGCTAACGATCTTTTTCAAGAGACTTTCATCAAAATTATCGACACTTTTCGCTCTGGCCGCTACAATGAAGAAGGTAAATTTCTTCAATGGGCTTTGCGCATCTCTTACAATCTTTGTGTCGATCATTTCCGCAAGAACAAGCGCCGGCCTACCGTGGCTGCTAGCGATGATTTTGATATCCTCGACATCCTTAAAGTCAATGAGGACAATCAAGAAACTCGCATCATGAAGCGCCAAACCTACGATAAAGTCCGCCAACTGGTCGATTGCCTACCCAAAGAACAACGTGAGGTCATTATCCTCCGCCATTATGCCGAGCTTTCTTTCAAAGAAATTGCTCAGCTCACCAAAGTAAGCATCAATACTGCCTTGGGCCGTATGCGCTATGCTCTGATCAATATTCGCCGAATGATTGAGGAACGACAGATTTCACTTCAATAA
- a CDS encoding ABC transporter permease: protein MNVAIFIARRLGLGAGPSFSKTIMRIAILAIALSVTVMILATAIVRGFKTSISEKVFGFWGHIHITTSSSPSSYAFEAQPMDKQQIYYPDLGQQGPIYFIEQGTDSWGNPQEEERQTKAGLRHIQAFAQKEGIIKTEEQIEGIILRGVGEDYDWGFLKNYLLEGELLDPKSEGNANHILISEVTARRLSLKVGDDFRIYFVQNGSSQARKYNIKGIFKTGLEEYDRRFALVDLRQIQKLNNWRPYRNYGPDLELHEENVYLKGVTAASFEESRVAVQNYLKAGQIPDFSDSSSQAVVVSSVLAGARGWSLGDTISLQYLDFGEQKYVYRFIIAAIYQAPANLRWEKTIFVPWQALQSPNDLLSEQISGFEVFVEDIDDLDAFGEYINYNTLMGKDQFANTIKEVEPNIFDWLNLTDMNERIIILLMILVSIINMTTSLMILILERTNMIGVLKALGATNWSIRQLFLYKAGQIIIYGLFWGNLLGLGLCCLQQTFGLIRLPEDLYYVSVAPVQLEFWPIFLLNLGTLLLTLLVLIIPSWLVASIAPLKAIRFK, encoded by the coding sequence TTGAATGTAGCTATATTTATCGCCCGCCGATTAGGTTTAGGGGCGGGTCCCTCTTTTTCAAAGACCATCATGCGCATTGCCATTTTGGCCATAGCCCTTTCGGTCACGGTTATGATTTTGGCCACCGCCATTGTGCGGGGCTTCAAAACCAGTATTTCGGAAAAAGTCTTTGGCTTTTGGGGGCATATTCATATTACGACTAGTAGCTCGCCCTCTAGCTATGCTTTTGAGGCCCAGCCGATGGATAAACAGCAGATTTATTATCCCGATTTGGGGCAGCAGGGGCCTATTTACTTTATTGAGCAAGGGACCGATAGCTGGGGGAACCCCCAAGAAGAGGAGCGGCAAACCAAAGCGGGCTTGCGACATATACAGGCCTTTGCACAGAAAGAAGGGATCATCAAAACAGAGGAGCAAATTGAGGGAATCATTTTGCGTGGGGTAGGAGAGGACTACGATTGGGGCTTTTTGAAAAACTACCTTTTAGAAGGGGAGTTGTTGGACCCCAAAAGTGAGGGAAATGCCAACCATATCCTCATCTCTGAGGTAACTGCTAGGCGACTTAGCCTTAAAGTCGGCGATGATTTTCGGATTTATTTTGTGCAAAATGGGAGCTCGCAGGCGCGCAAGTATAACATCAAGGGCATATTTAAGACAGGTTTAGAAGAATATGACCGTCGTTTTGCCTTGGTCGATCTGCGTCAAATCCAGAAGCTCAACAATTGGCGGCCTTATCGGAATTATGGGCCAGATTTAGAGCTACATGAAGAAAATGTATACCTCAAAGGCGTGACTGCCGCCAGCTTTGAAGAGAGTCGAGTGGCGGTGCAAAACTACCTCAAAGCGGGCCAAATTCCAGACTTCTCAGACAGCAGTAGCCAGGCGGTGGTTGTTTCCTCGGTTTTGGCGGGAGCTAGAGGTTGGTCCCTGGGCGATACCATTAGCCTACAATATCTTGATTTTGGCGAGCAGAAATATGTCTATCGCTTTATCATTGCCGCGATCTATCAGGCTCCAGCCAATTTGCGTTGGGAGAAAACAATTTTTGTCCCTTGGCAGGCATTGCAATCGCCGAATGATTTGCTCAGTGAGCAGATTTCGGGTTTTGAGGTCTTTGTGGAGGATATTGATGATCTAGATGCTTTTGGGGAGTACATCAATTATAACACTTTGATGGGCAAAGATCAGTTTGCCAATACGATTAAGGAGGTCGAGCCCAATATTTTTGATTGGTTGAATTTAACCGATATGAATGAGCGCATCATCATTTTGCTCATGATCTTGGTCTCTATTATCAATATGACCACCTCCTTGATGATCCTTATTTTGGAGCGGACCAATATGATTGGCGTGCTCAAGGCCTTGGGGGCCACTAACTGGAGCATTCGGCAATTGTTCTTATATAAGGCGGGGCAAATCATCATTTATGGTTTGTTTTGGGGCAACCTCTTGGGGCTTGGCCTGTGTTGTTTGCAACAAACCTTTGGTTTGATTCGCTTGCCCGAAGACCTCTATTATGTATCGGTAGCTCCTGTACAATTGGAATTTTGGCCCATCTTTCTGCTAAATTTAGGGACATTGTTGCTTACCTTATTGGTCTTGATTATTCCCTCTTGGTTGGTGGCCAGTATTGCCCCCCTCAAGGCCATTCGCTTTAAATAG
- a CDS encoding MarR family winged helix-turn-helix transcriptional regulator, producing MKIEEEINQQRPFRDMYQKVGVNILFTASWLSKLQTDVLKPYGLSVQQFNILRILRGMRGKPATVKLLTERMIDKTSNASRLVEKLQRKGLVERKSCKQDRRRVDIYIKEEGLKVLAEASANLEAQMAERMSHLEPDEAGQLSDLLDQLRG from the coding sequence ATGAAAATAGAGGAAGAGATCAATCAACAGCGTCCATTTAGAGATATGTATCAGAAAGTAGGAGTCAACATTTTGTTTACGGCCTCTTGGCTCAGTAAACTACAAACCGATGTGCTAAAACCTTATGGGCTATCGGTGCAGCAATTTAACATCTTACGGATTTTGCGCGGAATGCGGGGCAAGCCAGCCACCGTTAAGTTATTGACGGAACGCATGATTGACAAAACCTCCAATGCTTCTCGTTTGGTAGAAAAGCTGCAGCGTAAAGGCTTAGTAGAACGAAAATCTTGCAAGCAAGACCGTCGAAGAGTAGATATTTATATTAAGGAGGAGGGCTTAAAAGTATTGGCTGAAGCCTCTGCCAACCTAGAAGCACAGATGGCCGAGCGCATGAGTCATTTAGAGCCTGATGAGGCGGGGCAACTCAGTGATTTATTGGATCAGTTGAGAGGCTAG
- a CDS encoding alpha/beta hydrolase → MQTYNFNWKNAQGKTIFGQGWLPNTQAPKGVVLLVHGLGEHIGRYAHLAHFFTQKGWALLASDRIGHGQSEGQRGHTPQYEALFKEIDQLLAESQRKFNSLPTFLYGHSMGGNLVLNYMIQNPKVPIKGVIATSSALRLAFEPPAIQLFLGKLMRKIYPAFSQGNGLEVQALSQDPKVVQAYQNDPLVHDKISAETAIGMIEWGQKALANAQQLQTPALLVHGSADRICSPLGSRQFAETSPLADLKLWEAGYHELHNEAFQEELFAYIWQWMQAQQ, encoded by the coding sequence ATGCAAACCTATAACTTTAATTGGAAGAATGCCCAAGGCAAAACGATCTTTGGACAAGGCTGGCTCCCCAATACGCAAGCGCCCAAAGGGGTGGTCCTTTTGGTCCACGGATTAGGCGAACATATCGGCCGATATGCCCATCTTGCCCATTTCTTTACCCAAAAAGGCTGGGCCCTGCTGGCTTCAGATCGCATCGGGCATGGCCAATCAGAAGGGCAGCGCGGTCACACGCCTCAATATGAGGCCCTTTTTAAGGAGATCGATCAACTTTTGGCCGAAAGTCAACGCAAGTTTAATAGCTTGCCTACTTTCCTCTATGGCCACTCTATGGGCGGTAATCTGGTCCTCAACTACATGATCCAAAACCCTAAGGTGCCTATCAAAGGCGTGATTGCGACCTCTTCGGCCCTGCGCCTAGCCTTTGAGCCTCCCGCGATCCAACTCTTTTTGGGCAAACTAATGCGCAAGATTTATCCCGCCTTTTCTCAAGGAAATGGACTGGAGGTGCAGGCTCTCAGCCAAGACCCTAAAGTGGTCCAAGCTTACCAAAATGATCCCCTGGTCCATGATAAGATTTCTGCAGAAACGGCCATTGGCATGATCGAATGGGGACAGAAAGCCCTAGCCAATGCCCAGCAATTGCAAACGCCCGCCCTACTCGTCCATGGTAGCGCCGACCGCATCTGCTCGCCTCTCGGAAGCCGACAATTTGCCGAAACGAGCCCCCTAGCCGACTTGAAACTTTGGGAGGCGGGCTATCACGAGTTGCACAATGAAGCTTTTCAAGAAGAACTTTTTGCTTATATTTGGCAGTGGATGCAGGCCCAACAGTAG
- a CDS encoding peptidase M20 — protein sequence MRKLLLLLLAFLASIFLLILLFNTLSWRSMQAYPPAPEKASFSVKKGAKRLRLAIKRPSPKQQQLDSLSWEGFLRRYYPSLVQHPNTELIVLGENLTLLHWKGRDLRLLPFLAVTYIQFKEPELDNLPAWTHGPYSGEQQDAFVWGLGSQRGMANAIAFLEVFQQKLAKNSWPERSFYLLMGPKDRASADRAARYFKRKNLRFELALGPESDIYTENELGLTAPIAALAIGEVQTLETKIWQQEEDQLKAALNYLEEQTYSWSQEQAAYQAIYPYLGPELPFFKRFLWANRSYLGDWSNSSLGQAPILAAWKNTPLIKEEKEGYLRLEQALAPHYTAQSFTELATYADSIQQKSWGDSLLSPSEGFAYELLQTHIRQIFPETLVLPTVLPKTTCYRAALQPYCQQYYHFSPWRFDAVERLRLEQREDERLGLDNFARGLQFYEQLLESLLF from the coding sequence ATGCGAAAACTACTGCTGCTTTTGTTGGCCTTTTTGGCCAGCATCTTTCTCCTGATCCTATTGTTTAATACCCTGAGCTGGCGTTCTATGCAAGCTTATCCGCCAGCGCCCGAGAAGGCTTCCTTTTCGGTTAAAAAGGGGGCCAAACGCCTGCGTTTAGCCATTAAACGCCCATCGCCTAAGCAGCAGCAGTTAGATAGTTTGAGTTGGGAAGGTTTTTTGCGCCGTTATTACCCGAGTTTGGTCCAACACCCCAATACAGAGCTTATTGTTTTGGGCGAAAACCTTACGCTTTTGCATTGGAAGGGGCGCGACCTGCGCCTACTGCCCTTTTTGGCGGTCACTTACATTCAGTTCAAAGAGCCAGAGCTAGATAATTTGCCGGCTTGGACCCATGGCCCTTATTCTGGCGAGCAGCAAGATGCTTTTGTCTGGGGATTGGGGAGTCAAAGAGGCATGGCCAACGCCATTGCCTTTTTAGAGGTCTTTCAGCAGAAGCTAGCCAAAAATAGCTGGCCCGAACGCAGCTTTTATTTGCTGATGGGCCCAAAAGATCGGGCTTCTGCCGATCGGGCGGCCCGCTACTTCAAGCGCAAAAACCTTCGTTTTGAGTTGGCTTTGGGACCAGAATCAGATATTTATACTGAAAACGAGCTGGGCCTAACTGCGCCCATTGCCGCCCTTGCTATTGGGGAAGTCCAGACCCTAGAAACCAAAATTTGGCAGCAGGAAGAGGACCAATTAAAGGCCGCCTTAAATTACCTAGAGGAACAAACATATAGTTGGAGTCAAGAACAAGCTGCCTATCAGGCGATTTATCCCTATTTGGGGCCAGAGCTGCCTTTCTTCAAGCGTTTTCTTTGGGCCAACCGCAGCTATTTAGGCGATTGGAGCAATAGTAGTTTGGGCCAAGCGCCCATTTTGGCCGCCTGGAAAAACACGCCCTTGATTAAGGAGGAAAAAGAGGGGTATTTGCGCTTGGAACAAGCCTTGGCACCCCATTATACGGCTCAAAGTTTTACTGAACTAGCGACTTATGCCGACTCTATTCAGCAAAAAAGCTGGGGAGACAGCTTATTGAGCCCTAGCGAGGGTTTTGCCTATGAGCTGCTACAAACACATATCCGCCAGATTTTTCCAGAGACCCTTGTCTTACCCACTGTTCTGCCCAAAACGACCTGCTATCGGGCTGCTTTACAGCCTTATTGCCAGCAATATTATCATTTTTCGCCTTGGCGTTTCGATGCTGTAGAGCGTTTGCGTTTAGAACAGCGAGAGGATGAGCGTTTGGGGCTAGACAATTTTGCTAGGGGCCTTCAGTTCTACGAACAATTACTCGAAAGTCTGTTATTTTAA
- the uvrA gene encoding excinuclease ABC subunit UvrA, with the protein MREKKSIRIKGANANNLKNVDVEIPYHQLVVVTGVSGSGKSSLTMDTLYAEGQRRYVESLSSYARQFLMRMKKPEVDQISGLCPAIAIEQRVGNKNARSTVGTLTEVYDYLRVLFARVGHTFSPISGQEVKKQSVTDVVDFLHQLENGQKVLLLAPVLLQGRSLEQSLDLLLQKGYTRLQWEGKTRKIQELLEEELPKTEAVPYLLIDRFVINKDDAENNKRIADSVDSAFQEGLGRCFMDCLDGQLHSFSTRFELDGQSFEEPSPQLFNFNSSLGACPACEGYGKALGIDEEKVIPNKQKSIFEDAVACWRGDKASRWLKKLLKVADKFDFPVHRPYRELNAQQLQDLWEGNKHFDGINGFFKDLESHSYKIQNRVMLARYRGKTICPSCQGSRLRPEALYIKINGYHIGQLVQMPIDQLVEVLDKLELSPQEAEIADRLLEEIKGRLNIMLEVGLSYLSLDRLSASLSGGEIQRIHLTRTLGSNLTSSLYVLDEPSIGLHPRDTDRLIKVLRKLRDLGNTVVVVEHEEDIIAQADYLIDVGPFAGVHGGEIVFAGPYPEIHTTAADSLTAKYMSGRMEIPLPDNRRKPHSFIRLEGAAEYNLKNIDVNFPLNSFSVVTGVSGSGKTTLVKGILYPALLRALGEDSKKKPGAFKALSGDYEQIGQIEMVNQSPIGRSSRSNPVTYVKAYDAIRGLFAKQHTAKMQNFKPKHFSFNVEAGRCESCKGEGETIVSMQFLADVRLICEDCNGQRFQKEVLAVKYKDKSIYDVLEMTVEEALLFFEEQKDIVRKLQPLADVGLGYIRLGQSSSTLSGGEAQRVKLAAFLGKDEGRTPHILFIFDEPTTGLHFHDIKKLLDAFNALVEAGHSVIVIEHNMEVIKSADYIIDLGAEGGKNGGQLIFQGSPEEMLKIKGSYTADFLRAKLKEVMKS; encoded by the coding sequence ATGAGAGAAAAAAAATCAATTCGCATTAAGGGGGCCAACGCCAACAACCTTAAAAACGTAGATGTAGAAATTCCCTATCATCAGTTGGTCGTCGTGACTGGTGTTTCGGGCTCTGGAAAATCATCCTTGACCATGGACACGCTCTATGCAGAAGGGCAGCGCCGCTATGTCGAGAGTTTATCTTCTTATGCTCGACAGTTTTTGATGCGGATGAAAAAGCCCGAAGTAGACCAAATTAGCGGCCTTTGTCCCGCTATTGCTATTGAGCAAAGAGTGGGTAACAAAAACGCTAGATCTACAGTAGGCACCCTAACCGAAGTCTACGATTACCTCCGAGTGCTTTTTGCTAGAGTAGGGCATACTTTTTCGCCAATTTCTGGCCAAGAAGTAAAGAAGCAATCCGTAACTGATGTGGTTGATTTTTTACATCAGCTAGAAAATGGCCAAAAGGTCCTTTTACTCGCTCCTGTTTTGTTACAAGGCCGAAGCCTAGAACAAAGCCTAGATCTACTCCTCCAAAAAGGCTATACTCGCCTGCAATGGGAAGGCAAAACACGTAAAATACAAGAACTTTTAGAAGAGGAACTCCCCAAAACGGAGGCTGTTCCTTATCTTCTGATTGATCGATTTGTGATAAACAAAGACGATGCCGAAAACAATAAACGAATTGCAGATTCCGTTGACTCTGCCTTTCAAGAGGGACTTGGCCGCTGTTTTATGGATTGCCTAGATGGTCAATTACATAGTTTTAGTACTCGCTTTGAATTAGACGGCCAAAGCTTTGAAGAACCTAGTCCCCAACTGTTCAATTTTAATAGCTCTTTGGGCGCTTGCCCCGCCTGCGAAGGTTATGGCAAAGCCTTAGGCATCGATGAGGAAAAAGTAATTCCCAATAAACAAAAATCCATTTTTGAAGATGCTGTGGCCTGCTGGCGCGGAGATAAAGCCAGCCGATGGCTCAAAAAGCTTCTCAAAGTGGCCGATAAGTTTGATTTTCCCGTCCATCGCCCTTATCGAGAACTCAATGCTCAACAATTGCAGGACCTCTGGGAGGGCAATAAGCATTTTGATGGAATCAATGGCTTTTTTAAAGATTTAGAAAGCCACTCTTATAAGATCCAAAACCGAGTAATGCTGGCTCGCTACCGAGGCAAAACGATTTGCCCTAGCTGCCAAGGCTCTCGCCTCCGCCCCGAAGCGCTTTACATAAAAATCAATGGCTATCATATTGGGCAATTGGTCCAAATGCCCATTGACCAGCTAGTGGAGGTCCTCGATAAATTGGAACTAAGCCCACAAGAAGCCGAAATTGCCGATCGCCTGCTAGAAGAAATTAAAGGGCGCCTAAATATTATGCTGGAAGTCGGTCTGAGCTACCTTAGCCTCGATCGCCTTTCTGCTAGCCTTTCTGGCGGAGAAATTCAACGTATTCACCTGACCCGAACCTTGGGGAGCAACCTGACGAGCTCGCTCTATGTACTCGATGAACCCAGTATTGGGCTGCACCCCAGAGATACAGACCGACTAATTAAGGTTTTGCGCAAATTGCGCGACCTAGGAAATACCGTGGTGGTGGTCGAACATGAAGAGGATATTATCGCCCAAGCCGATTATCTCATTGATGTAGGCCCTTTTGCTGGCGTACATGGCGGAGAAATCGTCTTCGCTGGCCCCTATCCCGAAATTCATACTACCGCAGCCGATAGCCTAACCGCTAAATATATGAGCGGCCGTATGGAGATCCCCCTGCCCGATAATCGCCGAAAACCACATAGCTTTATCCGCCTAGAAGGCGCAGCAGAATATAATCTCAAGAATATTGATGTTAATTTCCCGCTGAATAGTTTTTCGGTGGTGACAGGCGTGAGCGGTAGCGGAAAAACAACCCTGGTCAAGGGTATTTTATACCCCGCACTATTGCGCGCCCTAGGCGAAGACAGCAAGAAAAAACCCGGTGCCTTTAAGGCCCTAAGCGGAGATTATGAGCAAATTGGCCAAATCGAAATGGTGAATCAATCGCCAATTGGCCGCTCTTCCCGCTCCAATCCCGTAACTTATGTCAAGGCTTATGATGCCATCCGCGGACTCTTCGCCAAGCAGCATACGGCCAAAATGCAAAACTTTAAACCTAAACATTTCTCTTTTAATGTAGAGGCAGGCCGCTGCGAAAGCTGTAAAGGCGAAGGCGAAACCATTGTTTCTATGCAGTTTTTGGCCGATGTACGCCTCATCTGTGAGGATTGCAATGGCCAACGTTTCCAAAAAGAGGTGCTGGCTGTAAAGTATAAGGATAAATCTATTTACGATGTGCTCGAAATGACGGTGGAGGAAGCGCTGCTGTTTTTTGAAGAGCAAAAAGATATTGTCCGCAAACTCCAACCCCTAGCCGATGTCGGCTTGGGCTATATCCGCCTCGGCCAATCGTCTAGCACGCTCTCTGGCGGAGAGGCCCAAAGGGTAAAGCTAGCCGCTTTCCTAGGCAAGGATGAAGGCCGAACTCCACATATTCTCTTCATTTTTGATGAACCCACTACTGGCCTGCATTTTCACGATATCAAAAAGCTTTTGGATGCCTTTAATGCCTTGGTGGAGGCTGGCCATAGCGTGATCGTAATCGAACACAATATGGAGGTCATCAAATCTGCCGATTATATTATTGACCTTGGCGCCGAAGGCGGCAAAAATGGCGGCCAACTGATTTTCCAAGGTAGCCCAGAAGAAATGCTAAAAATTAAAGGCTCTTATACTGCCGATTTCCTCCGAGCAAAGCTCAAAGAAGTGATGAAGTCTTAA
- a CDS encoding SCP2 sterol-binding domain-containing protein: MNVREFLLNLPSKISPEAIEGKESLFHFLISGEEGGNFTARIKDGKAEVVEGLEDEPKCVIKTSDSVFSKILSGKQNPQMAVFTGKLKISNLSEMMKFAKVLGLM, encoded by the coding sequence ATGAACGTTCGTGAATTCTTATTGAACCTTCCCTCTAAGATTAGCCCCGAAGCGATCGAAGGAAAAGAAAGCTTATTCCACTTCCTCATCTCTGGAGAAGAAGGAGGCAATTTTACCGCCCGTATCAAAGACGGTAAGGCAGAGGTAGTCGAAGGCCTAGAAGATGAGCCCAAATGCGTGATCAAAACTTCTGATAGCGTATTTAGCAAGATCCTTTCAGGTAAACAAAATCCCCAAATGGCCGTATTTACGGGCAAACTCAAAATTAGCAATCTTAGCGAAATGATGAAGTTTGCAAAGGTCCTTGGCCTTATGTAA
- a CDS encoding DUF3276 family protein: MGFDNKDRRFESVFSRKVKAGKRRTYFFDVRQTRGNDYYVTITESTRRFEDESYSRHKIFLYKEDFNRFVENLNEVVEHVKTELLPDYDYEEYSRRYEDDGEWDFEQGNSSEENDW; encoded by the coding sequence GTGGGATTTGACAATAAAGACCGGCGCTTCGAGAGTGTTTTTTCGCGCAAAGTAAAAGCGGGTAAACGCCGAACGTACTTCTTTGATGTACGGCAGACCAGAGGGAATGATTATTATGTGACCATTACGGAGAGTACACGCCGTTTTGAGGACGAGAGCTACTCTAGACACAAGATTTTCTTATACAAAGAAGACTTCAATCGCTTTGTAGAGAACTTGAACGAAGTAGTAGAGCATGTTAAAACGGAGTTGTTGCCAGACTACGACTACGAAGAATACAGCCGTCGCTATGAAGATGATGGCGAATGGGATTTTGAGCAAGGAAACTCTTCTGAAGAGAATGACTGGTAG
- a CDS encoding S24 family peptidase, translating to MTDFSKNIVNQRFGLIYDELTKSNKIKGKSDLAEKLETYNHVINNVLKGDRSLTVKQINLLVEHFDINANFVFGGSEQLYNSDSNEIPTHSLAEKIIQGRNNITLVPDKASAGYALAVDNKEYLDQFKRFSVPGLEGPLLAFEISGDSMLPHITNGDIVICEALERNQMPRDNGVYVVVTDTVVTKRIRRIKDSESNQVVGLELLSDNEVYRPYQVDLEEIRQILKVKARLTAHGLA from the coding sequence ATGACCGACTTTAGCAAAAATATTGTCAACCAACGCTTCGGCCTTATCTATGATGAGCTGACCAAAAGTAATAAAATTAAGGGAAAATCAGACCTTGCCGAGAAGCTGGAGACCTATAATCACGTTATCAATAATGTTCTGAAAGGAGACCGCAGCCTGACTGTCAAGCAGATCAACCTGCTGGTCGAACATTTCGATATTAACGCCAACTTCGTTTTTGGTGGTAGCGAACAACTCTACAATAGCGATAGCAACGAAATCCCTACCCACTCTCTAGCCGAAAAGATTATCCAAGGCCGAAATAATATTACCCTTGTGCCCGATAAAGCCTCGGCCGGCTACGCATTAGCGGTAGATAATAAGGAGTATTTGGACCAATTTAAACGCTTCTCGGTCCCTGGCTTAGAAGGCCCCCTGCTCGCTTTTGAAATCAGCGGAGATAGTATGCTCCCCCATATTACCAATGGCGATATCGTGATCTGCGAAGCCCTAGAACGCAACCAAATGCCCCGAGATAATGGGGTCTATGTGGTCGTTACAGATACCGTGGTAACAAAACGCATCCGTCGGATTAAAGATAGCGAGAGCAACCAGGTTGTCGGACTAGAACTACTGTCCGATAATGAGGTCTACCGCCCCTATCAAGTAGATCTAGAGGAGATTCGCCAAATCCTAAAAGTGAAGGCCCGCCTAACCGCTCACGGCCTAGCTTAA
- a CDS encoding leucine-rich repeat domain-containing protein has translation MSAIDKLLQLFSSRSPSNWELGLQLAQANGIALQPLAQEIKQLLALGESRPNLQQWEGASFEQLLPACQQIYALSIEEEELLELPAVIAIFQRLGILELHALGLQTLPESLGQLQALRSLGLKNNQLQQLPQSMGELKGLKTLLLPNNQLRELPESMRYMSALQTLDLAENPYLLALPSWLAELPNLKTLALDPAVFAYQLPANLAHLPARVGLRWGRLSSKFEF, from the coding sequence ATGTCAGCAATAGATAAACTCTTACAGCTATTTAGTAGTCGTTCGCCCAGCAATTGGGAGTTGGGTTTGCAGCTAGCGCAGGCCAATGGTATTGCTTTGCAGCCTTTGGCCCAGGAGATTAAGCAGTTATTGGCCCTAGGAGAGAGCCGTCCCAATCTACAGCAATGGGAGGGAGCTAGTTTTGAGCAACTGCTGCCTGCTTGTCAGCAAATTTATGCGTTAAGCATAGAGGAAGAAGAGTTACTAGAGCTGCCTGCGGTCATTGCTATTTTTCAGCGTTTGGGAATCTTAGAGTTGCATGCTTTGGGTTTGCAAACTCTGCCTGAAAGTCTGGGCCAGCTTCAAGCCTTGCGCAGTTTGGGTCTAAAAAATAATCAGTTGCAGCAGCTGCCCCAAAGCATGGGGGAGCTTAAGGGATTAAAAACGCTTTTATTGCCCAATAATCAATTGCGGGAGCTACCGGAGAGCATGCGTTATATGTCTGCTCTACAAACCCTAGACCTAGCCGAAAATCCCTATCTCTTAGCATTACCTTCTTGGCTAGCCGAGCTCCCCAATTTAAAAACCTTGGCCTTAGACCCTGCCGTCTTTGCTTATCAACTACCCGCTAATTTGGCCCATTTGCCAGCTAGGGTAGGGCTGCGTTGGGGGCGCTTGAGCTCTAAATTTGAGTTTTAG
- a CDS encoding FeoB-associated Cys-rich membrane protein: MGLQDYIVWGIGLLALGYLVWHFWPKKNAAGCAGGCNDCHQVDWQALTEKAEREMKA, encoded by the coding sequence ATGGGATTACAAGATTATATCGTTTGGGGCATTGGCCTTTTGGCCCTGGGCTATTTAGTTTGGCATTTTTGGCCCAAAAAAAATGCCGCAGGCTGTGCAGGCGGCTGCAACGATTGCCATCAGGTGGATTGGCAGGCCCTAACCGAAAAAGCCGAAAGAGAAATGAAGGCCTAA
- a CDS encoding helix-turn-helix domain-containing protein, giving the protein MFGFFSGKNNLYPFLLGFCLLFVACLAEPSPVLDWPNDLGEQIRVERQRRAWSQEELAEGLGISVESLRLIEAGRATPIYEKVDEIEAFLGIKIDKSQLDSLATF; this is encoded by the coding sequence ATGTTTGGATTTTTTTCGGGGAAAAACAATTTATATCCATTCCTTTTGGGTTTTTGCCTTCTTTTTGTTGCTTGTTTGGCCGAGCCTTCGCCGGTATTGGATTGGCCCAACGATTTGGGGGAACAAATTCGAGTAGAGCGGCAGCGTCGGGCATGGAGCCAGGAAGAATTGGCAGAGGGCTTAGGGATTTCGGTAGAAAGTCTTCGGCTCATAGAGGCGGGTCGGGCCACGCCTATTTATGAAAAGGTAGATGAGATAGAGGCCTTTTTGGGGATAAAAATAGATAAAAGCCAGTTGGACAGTTTGGCAACTTTTTAG